Proteins encoded within one genomic window of Halorussus salilacus:
- a CDS encoding GNAT family N-acetyltransferase: MTATSIHLREARHDDYEDVAAFTENTWPDREGGDYIPRVYHDWIDGDDRRTVVADAGDDIAGIVQCVMLSEWEAWGQGMRVNPAFRGRGVANRMTEDLFEWARGQGATVLRNMVFSWNVAGLGQSRAAGYDPATEFRWATPEPDPDAVPRTDADFEIAADPDAAWRFWTDSPARDHLRGLALDRDESWAVSQLTREDLRTAADDDGLFVVQGDGTEGFAHRVREYEREGDESGESETETWVEYGVGAWTDAASADAVLAAVARDAADRGADRTRVLIPETVRAVSDVAACRVSVSAEPDFVMAADLTGGRGRT, from the coding sequence ATGACCGCGACGAGCATCCACCTCCGGGAGGCCCGCCACGACGACTACGAGGACGTGGCGGCGTTCACCGAGAACACCTGGCCCGACCGCGAAGGCGGCGACTACATCCCCCGCGTCTATCACGACTGGATCGACGGCGACGACCGTCGGACGGTTGTCGCCGACGCGGGCGACGACATCGCTGGCATCGTCCAGTGCGTGATGCTCTCGGAGTGGGAGGCGTGGGGACAGGGCATGCGCGTCAACCCCGCGTTCCGCGGCCGGGGCGTCGCCAACCGGATGACCGAGGACCTCTTCGAGTGGGCCCGAGGTCAGGGCGCGACCGTCCTCCGGAACATGGTGTTCTCGTGGAACGTCGCGGGCCTCGGCCAGTCGCGGGCGGCGGGCTACGACCCCGCGACCGAGTTCCGGTGGGCGACGCCGGAACCGGACCCCGACGCCGTCCCGCGCACCGACGCCGACTTCGAGATCGCGGCCGACCCCGACGCAGCGTGGCGGTTCTGGACCGACAGCCCAGCGCGCGACCACCTCCGGGGGCTCGCGCTCGACCGCGACGAATCGTGGGCGGTCTCCCAGCTCACCCGCGAGGACCTCCGGACTGCGGCCGACGACGACGGCCTGTTCGTCGTGCAGGGCGACGGCACCGAGGGGTTCGCCCACCGCGTCCGCGAGTACGAGCGCGAGGGCGACGAGAGCGGCGAGTCGGAGACCGAGACGTGGGTCGAGTACGGCGTCGGCGCGTGGACCGACGCCGCGAGCGCCGACGCCGTCCTCGCGGCGGTCGCGCGCGACGCCGCCGACCGCGGGGCCGACCGGACTCGCGTCCTGATTCCCGAGACGGTCCGGGCGGTCAGCGACGTCGCGGCCTGCCGGGTCTCGGTCTCCGCGGAACCCGACTTCGTGATGGCGGCCGACCTGACCGGTGGTCGCGGGCGGACCTAA